The Salvia miltiorrhiza cultivar Shanhuang (shh) chromosome 1, IMPLAD_Smil_shh, whole genome shotgun sequence genome has a window encoding:
- the LOC130986398 gene encoding tetraspanin-2-like: MAMSNNITALLNFIALMCSIPIISAGIWLASKPDNECIRWLRWPLVFLGIAFLLVALTGFVGAYWKKEGLLGLYLVCMFMLIVLLLVLLVLAFVVTHHGGAYPVPGMAFREYRLAGFSSWLRDHITSDDNWGGIRACLAESQICPKLSRNYISAADFFAAHLSPIQSGCCKPPMICGYQYAGPTTWNGAANMAADVDCAMWSNDPSQLCYNCESCKAGLLGNLRHEWRKANVILIVTVVVLIWVYLIACSAYKNAQTEELFARYKQGWA; the protein is encoded by the exons ATGGCGATGAGCAATAACATAACGGCGCTGCTGAACTTCATCGCGCTGATGTGCTCGATCCCCATCATCTCGGCCGGCATATGGCTGGCCTCGAAGCCCGACAACGAGTGCATCCGGTGGCTCCGGTGGCCCCTGGTCTTCCTCGGCATAGCTTTCCTGTTGGTGGCCCTCACCGGCTTCGTGGGCGCCTACTGGAAGAAGGAGGGCCTCCTCGGCCTCTACCTCGTCTGCATGTTCATGCTCATCGTGCTCCTCCTCGTCCTCCTCGTCCTCGCCTTCGTCGTCACGCACCACGGCGGCGCCTACCCCGTCCCCGGCATGGCCTTCCGCGAGTACCGCCTCGCCGGCTTCTCCTCCTGGCTCCGCGACCACATCACCTCCGACGATAATTGGGGCGGCATTAGGGCCTGTTTGGCTGAGTCCCAAATCTGCCCCAAGCTCTCCCGCAACTATATCTCCGCCGCTGATTTCTTCGCCGCCCATCTCTCTCCTATCCAG TCTGGATGCTGCAAGCCTCCGATGATATGCGGGTACCAGTACGCGGGCCCCACGACGTGGAATGGTGCAGCCAACATGGCAGCAGACGTGGACTGTGCCATGTGGAGCAATGACCCAAGCCAGCTCTGCTACAACTGCGAGTCGTGCAAGGCCGGGCTGCTGGGGAACCTGCGGCACGAGTGGAGGAAGGCCAACGTCATACTCATCGTCACAGTGGTGGTGCTGATCTGGGTGTATCTCATTGCTTGCAGCGCTTACAAGAATGCTCAAACGGAAGAGCTCTTCGCCAGATACAAGCAGGGATGGGCTTGA
- the LOC130986375 gene encoding uncharacterized protein LOC130986375 produces MANGLGVIKLRHSLPHLAGVAVTFAALPPPPLSRRVAAYRAPRRAVLGLGFSFLSQFINMAAPTLGAKSFIASARQTGAVEKVLENVEWPEQFPFKEEDFQRFDESPDTLFYESPRFVTHIDDPAIAALTKYYSEVLPPSNTPGVAILDMCSSWVSHYPKGYKQPRIAGMGLNEEELKRNPVLTEYVVQDLNVDPKLPFEDNTFDAITNVVSVDYLSKPIEIFKEMARILKPGGLAVMSFSNRCFWTKAISIWTSTGDTDHVMIVGAYFHYAGGFEPPKAVDISPNPGRTDPMYVVYSRKLAA; encoded by the exons atggCAAATGGATTGGGCGTGATCAAACTGCGGCATAGTCTGCCGCATTTAGCTGGAGTTGCAGTTACTTTTGCTGCTCTGCCTCCGCCTCCGCTTTCAAGGAGAGTTGCTGCATACAGAGCGCCTCGCAGGGCCGTTTTAGGCCTTGGATTCTCGTTTTTGTCACAATTCATCAACATGGCTGCTCCCACTCTTGGCGCCAAATCCTTCATCGCTTCTGCCAGGCAAACGGGTGCCGTTGAAAAG gTATTGGAGAATGTGGAATGGCCAGAGCAATTTCCCTTCAAGGAAGAGGACTTCCAGCGCTTTGATGA GTCACCAGACACATTGTTTTATGAATCTCCACGTTTTGTGACTCATATTGATGATCCAGCAATTGCTGCCCTAACTAAATATTACTCAGAGGTCTTGCCCCCAAGCAATACTCCTGGAGTTGCTATACTTGACATGTGTAGCAGCTGG GTCAGTCATTATCCTAAGGGATATAAGCAACCAAGGATAGCTGGAATGGGTTTAAATGAAGAAGAGCTAAAGCGCAATCCA GTTTTGACAGAGTATGTCGTGCAAGACTTAAATGTTGATCCTAAACTCCCATTTGAAGATAACACCTTCGACGCAATTACAAATGTG GTTAGTGTGGACTACCTATCAAAGCCTATCGAAATTTTCAAGGAGATGGCACGGATCCTCAAGCCAGGTGGACTTGCTGTAATGAG CTTCTCCAATCGCTGCTTCTGGACAAAGGCAATCTCAATTTGGACATCAACAGGAGATACAGATCATGTAATGATAGTTGGAGCCTATTTCCATTATGCTGGAGGGTTTGAGCCTCCTAAG GCTGTAGATATATCTCCAAACCCTGGTCGCACCGATCCTATGTATGTTGTGTACTCAAGAAAATTAGCAGCCTGA